The Halalkalibacter krulwichiae genome has a segment encoding these proteins:
- the whiA gene encoding DNA-binding protein WhiA, with the protein MSFAAKTKKELTQLEHEDCCAQAELAALIRMNGSVSFSQMKLSLDVTTENAAIARRIYTLIKRVYPTMFVELLVRKKMRLKKNNVYLVRMQHEAKELLEKLKILSEGFVFVRTISPELTKDACCKRAYLRGAFLAGGSINHPETSSYHLEIFSLYEEHNDSLCELMNEYELNAKTLERKKGFITYMKESEKITEFLNIIGAHQALLYFEDVRIMKDMRNSVNRLVNCETANLNKTVGAALRQVENIRYVDRVIGLDQLPPKLKEIAELRVLHQDVTLKELGEMVEGGTVSKSGVNHRLRKIDQIADKLRNGQTLNLNK; encoded by the coding sequence ATGTCCTTTGCAGCCAAAACGAAAAAAGAATTAACGCAGCTAGAACATGAAGACTGCTGTGCGCAGGCTGAATTAGCTGCTTTGATTCGCATGAATGGCTCTGTTTCATTTAGTCAAATGAAATTGAGCTTAGATGTTACAACCGAAAACGCTGCCATCGCTAGAAGAATATATACATTAATTAAACGAGTCTATCCGACGATGTTTGTAGAATTGCTAGTTCGGAAAAAAATGAGGCTTAAGAAGAACAACGTCTACCTTGTCCGTATGCAACATGAGGCAAAGGAACTGCTAGAAAAGCTTAAGATCTTAAGCGAAGGCTTTGTTTTTGTTAGGACTATTTCACCTGAGTTAACAAAGGATGCATGCTGCAAACGAGCATATTTACGGGGAGCCTTCTTAGCTGGCGGATCCATTAACCATCCCGAAACGTCGTCCTATCATTTAGAAATCTTCTCTCTTTATGAGGAACATAATGACTCTTTATGTGAACTGATGAACGAGTATGAATTAAATGCCAAAACATTGGAACGTAAAAAGGGTTTCATTACGTATATGAAAGAGAGCGAAAAGATTACCGAATTTTTGAACATTATTGGTGCGCATCAAGCTTTGCTTTATTTCGAGGATGTTCGTATTATGAAAGATATGCGAAACTCGGTGAATCGTCTTGTCAATTGTGAAACCGCCAATTTGAACAAAACAGTCGGTGCTGCACTTAGACAAGTAGAGAATATTCGCTATGTTGATCGGGTCATTGGACTTGACCAGCTTCCACCAAAGTTAAAAGAAATCGCTGAACTACGTGTACTGCATCAAGATGTAACGTTGAAAGAACTAGGTGAAATGGTCGAAGGAGGAACAGTCAGCAAATCTGGTGTCAATCATCGGCTAAGAAAGATTGATCAGATCGCTGATAAGTTAAGAAATGGCCAGACACTAAATCTAAATAAATAA
- a CDS encoding gluconeogenesis factor YvcK family protein produces MIRKKVVVIGGGTGLSVLLRGLKAFPVDISAIVTVADDGGSSGRLRKELDIPPPGDVRNVLVALAEVEPLVEELFQHRFSNGNGLSGHSLGNLLLAGMTSITGDFARGITEISKVLNVRGNVYPASNRSIVLHAEMADGTIVTGESLIPLEKKQIKRVFLTPENIQPLQAGIKAINEADLIVLGPGSLYTSVLPNLLVPGVVEAIQQSPANKVYICNVMTQVGETDHYTAADHIEAIISHCGDELVENILVNGSPISKELRERYEVEGAEPVIVDEERLRKLGISIIQDHFVTEQNNMLRHNATKVSEAILRVTR; encoded by the coding sequence GTGATTAGAAAAAAAGTAGTTGTCATTGGGGGAGGTACGGGCCTTTCGGTGCTATTGAGGGGACTGAAGGCTTTTCCGGTCGACATCTCTGCGATTGTTACAGTCGCAGATGATGGCGGTAGCTCAGGCAGACTTCGCAAAGAACTAGACATCCCACCACCAGGAGATGTCCGAAACGTTTTAGTAGCTTTAGCCGAGGTGGAACCTTTAGTAGAAGAGCTCTTTCAACATCGCTTCTCAAATGGAAATGGGTTGTCGGGGCACTCACTAGGCAATTTATTGCTTGCTGGTATGACTTCTATAACAGGTGATTTTGCTAGAGGGATAACAGAAATTAGCAAAGTACTAAACGTTCGAGGAAATGTGTACCCTGCTTCTAATAGGAGCATTGTTCTTCATGCAGAAATGGCTGATGGAACGATTGTAACAGGGGAATCATTAATTCCGCTTGAAAAGAAACAAATTAAACGAGTGTTCCTAACACCAGAGAACATACAACCGTTACAAGCTGGGATAAAAGCCATTAATGAAGCTGATTTAATTGTGCTAGGACCGGGAAGCCTCTACACGAGTGTTCTACCGAATCTGCTCGTTCCAGGAGTGGTAGAGGCGATACAACAGTCACCGGCCAATAAAGTATATATTTGTAATGTAATGACCCAAGTAGGTGAAACCGATCATTACACAGCCGCTGATCATATAGAAGCGATTATTTCTCACTGTGGAGATGAGCTAGTAGAGAATATTCTCGTAAATGGTTCTCCGATTTCGAAAGAGTTGCGAGAGCGTTATGAAGTAGAAGGAGCTGAACCGGTCATTGTTGATGAAGAACGTCTTAGAAAGCTCGGGATATCGATCATTCAAGATCACTTCGTCACAGAACAAAATAATATGCTAAGGCATAACGCGACCAAGGTTTCTGAGGCTATTCTACGTGTAACAAGATAA
- the rapZ gene encoding RNase adapter RapZ: MSIVQEEIQIVIITGMSGAGKTVAVQSFEDLGYFCVDNLPPALIPKFVELIEGSNGKMDKVALVIDLRGRKFFDHLFEAIDSISMSLKLNYKLQILFLDAKDAKLVQRYKETRRSHPLAPNGLPLEGIRLEREMLEEMKGRAQQIIDTTEMKPIQLRERIIQRFSLDEKHPFTVNMMSFGFKYGIPIDADLVFDVRFLPNPHYIDHMRPKTGLEEEVSSYVLKWTETQQFIEKLSDLLKFMLPQYKREGKSQVVIGIGCTGGKHRSVTLAEYFGKEFANEYTLHVSHRDIEKGKEAYK, encoded by the coding sequence ATGTCGATCGTACAGGAAGAAATTCAAATTGTCATTATTACAGGAATGTCAGGAGCAGGAAAAACGGTAGCCGTTCAAAGCTTCGAAGACCTAGGCTACTTTTGTGTCGATAATCTTCCTCCAGCTCTTATTCCGAAATTTGTTGAGTTAATAGAAGGGTCTAATGGGAAGATGGATAAAGTGGCACTTGTTATCGATTTACGTGGACGCAAGTTTTTTGATCACTTGTTCGAAGCAATTGATTCCATTAGCATGTCGCTGAAATTAAATTACAAGCTGCAAATTTTATTCCTAGATGCAAAAGATGCCAAGCTCGTCCAACGTTACAAAGAAACAAGACGTTCACACCCGCTAGCTCCAAATGGATTGCCACTGGAAGGAATTCGGTTAGAACGAGAAATGCTAGAAGAAATGAAGGGCAGAGCTCAACAGATCATTGACACAACAGAAATGAAACCAATTCAGCTGCGAGAAAGAATCATTCAGAGGTTCTCTTTAGATGAAAAGCACCCATTTACTGTGAATATGATGTCTTTTGGCTTTAAATATGGAATTCCAATTGATGCTGACCTTGTTTTCGACGTTCGTTTCTTGCCGAATCCGCATTACATTGATCACATGAGGCCCAAAACAGGACTTGAAGAAGAAGTATCTTCATATGTATTAAAGTGGACTGAGACACAGCAATTTATTGAAAAACTCTCAGATCTGCTTAAATTTATGCTTCCGCAATACAAAAGGGAAGGCAAGAGTCAGGTTGTGATTGGAATTGGTTGTACTGGTGGAAAACACCGTTCCGTCACCTTAGCCGAATATTTCGGAAAAGAGTTTGCAAATGAATATACGTTGCATGTAAGTCATCGGGATATTGAGAAAGGAAAGGAAGCATATAAGTGA
- a CDS encoding NUDIX hydrolase gives MQRITNCVLTTGDKALVLQKPSRGWWVAPGGKMEPGETIKESAEREFREETGLIISADLRAVSTIVIMEGDQVADEWMMFTFHATSFQGKQLAQSPEGKLEWKQITEVPNLPMAPGDKHMFRHVFHGKGIMYGTFYYTKDFELISYRVTPEQP, from the coding sequence TTGCAAAGGATAACTAATTGTGTACTAACAACTGGAGACAAAGCATTAGTTTTACAAAAGCCTAGCCGTGGTTGGTGGGTTGCACCAGGTGGCAAAATGGAACCAGGTGAAACGATCAAAGAATCTGCGGAACGTGAATTTAGAGAAGAAACAGGGCTAATTATATCTGCTGATCTGCGGGCTGTATCAACGATTGTCATTATGGAAGGAGATCAAGTTGCTGATGAATGGATGATGTTCACTTTTCATGCAACTAGTTTCCAAGGTAAGCAACTGGCGCAGTCACCAGAAGGAAAGTTAGAATGGAAACAAATTACAGAGGTTCCTAATCTGCCAATGGCACCTGGAGATAAACATATGTTTCGACATGTGTTTCATGGTAAAGGGATCATGTATGGAACGTTTTATTATACAAAGGACTTTGAGTTGATTTCATATCGGGTCACACCAGAACAACCTTAA
- the trxB gene encoding thioredoxin-disulfide reductase: MTEEKIYDVVIAGAGPAGMTAAVYTSRANLSTIMVERGIPGGQMANTEDVENYPGFDHILGPELSTKMFEHAKKFGAEYGYGDIKEIVDEGDLKIVKAGSKEYKARAVIVATGAEYKKLGVPGEKELSGRGVSYCAVCDGAFFKGKELVVVGGGDSAVEEAVYLTRFASKVTVVHRRDELRAQKILQQRAFDNEKIDFIWNHTVKQINGDNGKVESVTLVSTENGEEQEFKTDGVFIYIGMLPLNESVKNLGITNADGYIETNQEMETKVPGIFAAGDIREKSLRQIVTATGDGSLAAQNVQHYVESLEEKAKA; this comes from the coding sequence ATGACTGAGGAAAAAATTTATGATGTCGTGATTGCTGGTGCAGGTCCTGCGGGAATGACAGCGGCGGTTTACACATCTCGTGCCAACTTATCAACGATTATGGTAGAGCGTGGAATTCCAGGCGGACAAATGGCTAACACAGAAGACGTTGAGAACTACCCAGGTTTCGACCATATTTTAGGACCAGAGCTTTCAACGAAGATGTTTGAACATGCGAAAAAATTTGGTGCAGAATATGGCTATGGCGACATTAAAGAAATCGTTGATGAAGGCGATTTGAAAATTGTAAAAGCTGGTAGCAAAGAATACAAAGCTCGTGCTGTGATCGTCGCAACAGGAGCAGAGTACAAAAAGCTAGGAGTTCCTGGTGAAAAAGAATTAAGCGGCCGCGGGGTTTCTTATTGTGCTGTTTGTGATGGGGCTTTCTTTAAAGGAAAAGAGCTTGTAGTTGTCGGCGGCGGAGACTCTGCTGTAGAAGAAGCTGTTTATTTAACACGCTTTGCTTCAAAAGTAACAGTTGTCCATCGTCGTGATGAGCTTCGTGCCCAAAAGATCTTACAGCAACGTGCATTTGATAACGAAAAAATTGATTTCATCTGGAATCATACTGTAAAGCAAATCAACGGTGATAATGGCAAAGTTGAAAGTGTCACGTTAGTGAGCACTGAAAACGGAGAAGAACAAGAGTTTAAAACAGATGGTGTTTTCATCTACATCGGCATGCTTCCGTTAAACGAAAGCGTGAAAAACTTAGGGATTACAAATGCTGATGGTTATATTGAGACGAATCAAGAAATGGAAACGAAAGTTCCAGGCATTTTTGCAGCTGGAGATATCCGTGAGAAATCGCTACGACAAATCGTAACAGCTACTGGTGATGGTAGTTTGGCTGCACAAAATGTTCAACATTATGTTGAGTCTTTAGAAGAAAAGGCGAAAGCGTAA
- a CDS encoding tetratricopeptide repeat protein, with product MGLIPKDEHEKNKVVPLFQSGDYFFHRGIEAYRKNHLHRAVKLFERAVKITSTEPVFHVQLAAVLSEVGEYERSNEILQNVLDDNETNVEECYFFMANNYAYLGLFERAERMALRYLETSPNERFSEDAKDLLELLRSEREEEDWEEFDDHEDELIAQHERACSLLRQGKLESSIELLKRIIEMHPTYWAAYNHLAEAYFRLGDEKAFEISESILEKDPGNLFTIANLAVFYTKKGKAKKAEPFIKSLQRVYPIDGDHYVKVAETLCVVGEYQLAYERLKELGRWEFELRPDLLYTFGVAMYHVGKIERAQSVFTRAADSGSKQAKRLLEKQKVEGWSEDLVCVDIWVD from the coding sequence ATGGGATTAATACCGAAAGATGAACATGAAAAGAATAAAGTTGTTCCTCTATTTCAAAGCGGGGACTATTTTTTCCATCGTGGGATAGAGGCTTATCGAAAGAATCACTTGCATCGTGCGGTTAAGCTGTTTGAAAGAGCAGTTAAAATAACGAGTACGGAGCCTGTTTTTCATGTTCAATTAGCAGCAGTTCTCTCAGAAGTTGGAGAGTACGAGCGCTCGAATGAAATTTTGCAAAATGTATTAGACGACAATGAAACGAATGTAGAAGAATGCTATTTCTTTATGGCAAACAACTATGCTTATTTAGGCTTGTTTGAAAGAGCGGAACGGATGGCTTTACGTTACTTAGAAACAAGTCCGAATGAGCGTTTTTCAGAAGATGCTAAGGATCTTCTGGAATTGCTTCGTTCTGAGCGTGAGGAAGAGGACTGGGAGGAGTTCGACGATCACGAAGATGAGCTTATTGCCCAGCATGAACGTGCATGTTCGTTATTACGTCAAGGAAAGCTTGAATCCTCAATTGAATTATTAAAACGAATCATTGAAATGCACCCAACGTATTGGGCTGCGTATAATCATTTGGCCGAAGCTTATTTCCGTTTAGGAGATGAAAAAGCTTTTGAGATTAGTGAATCCATTTTAGAAAAAGACCCAGGCAACCTTTTTACAATTGCAAATTTAGCAGTATTTTATACGAAAAAAGGAAAAGCTAAAAAAGCTGAACCATTTATAAAATCGTTGCAACGTGTTTATCCGATTGATGGAGATCATTATGTGAAGGTCGCCGAAACTCTTTGCGTAGTAGGCGAGTACCAATTGGCTTACGAGCGATTAAAAGAGTTAGGTCGATGGGAATTTGAATTACGTCCAGACCTGCTTTATACGTTTGGCGTGGCAATGTATCATGTTGGCAAAATAGAGCGGGCTCAGTCGGTTTTTACAAGAGCTGCTGATTCTGGTTCGAAACAAGCCAAGAGATTGCTAGAGAAACAAAAAGTAGAAGGTTGGAGCGAAGACCTAGTTTGTGTTGACATATGGGTTGACTAA
- the hisIE gene encoding bifunctional phosphoribosyl-AMP cyclohydrolase/phosphoribosyl-ATP diphosphatase HisIE: protein MSIDTIQFDQNGLVPAIVQDAGSKEVLTLAYMNKESLEKSLETRETWFYSRSRQELWHKGATSGNTQQIIDMRYDCDADAIVVLVDPAGPACHKGEYTCFADSLLEQQPVKVNSTRFAIMDELERTIAEREAEMPEGAYTTYLFEKGVDKILKKVGEEAGEVIIAAKNRDPEELKWEVADLFYHVLVLLREQKLPLDEVLKVLEERHK from the coding sequence ATGAGCATTGATACAATTCAATTTGATCAAAATGGCCTTGTGCCCGCGATTGTTCAAGATGCAGGAAGCAAGGAAGTATTAACGCTTGCTTATATGAACAAAGAATCATTAGAGAAATCCCTTGAAACACGTGAAACGTGGTTCTACTCACGTTCACGCCAAGAACTTTGGCATAAGGGGGCAACATCAGGAAATACGCAGCAAATCATCGACATGCGCTATGATTGCGATGCTGATGCCATTGTTGTTCTTGTTGATCCAGCGGGACCTGCATGTCATAAAGGAGAATACACGTGTTTTGCTGATTCACTTTTGGAACAACAGCCAGTGAAAGTGAATTCAACACGTTTTGCGATTATGGACGAGCTTGAGCGCACAATTGCTGAGCGTGAAGCAGAAATGCCGGAAGGGGCTTATACGACGTATTTATTTGAAAAAGGCGTTGATAAGATTTTGAAAAAAGTCGGTGAAGAAGCGGGTGAGGTCATCATCGCGGCGAAAAACCGTGACCCTGAGGAATTGAAGTGGGAAGTAGCCGATCTTTTCTACCATGTACTTGTGCTCTTACGTGAGCAGAAGCTACCACTTGATGAAGTGTTAAAAGTGTTAGAGGAAAGACATAAATAA
- the hisF gene encoding imidazole glycerol phosphate synthase subunit HisF, producing the protein MLTKRIVPCLDVKEGRVVKGVQFVDLRDAGDPVELAAFYDQQGADELVFLDISASHEGRETMVEVVEQVAGTLAIPFTVGGGINSLEDMKRVLRAGADKVSLNTAAVKRPELIKEGADFFGSQCIVVAIDAKWDEELGSWRIYTHGGRQATEWEVTDWAREAVRLGAGEILLTSMDQDGAKTGFDLALTKAVNAAVTVPVIASGGAGKKEDFYDVFVEAKADAALAASIFHYKETSVAEVKTYLKEKDVTVR; encoded by the coding sequence ATGTTAACAAAACGAATCGTGCCTTGCTTGGATGTAAAAGAAGGACGGGTCGTCAAGGGCGTTCAGTTCGTTGATTTGCGTGATGCAGGTGACCCGGTAGAACTTGCGGCATTTTATGATCAACAAGGGGCAGACGAGCTCGTTTTTCTTGACATTTCAGCTTCTCATGAAGGCCGTGAAACGATGGTTGAAGTCGTCGAGCAGGTAGCTGGAACGTTAGCGATCCCTTTTACCGTTGGCGGTGGGATTAACTCGCTTGAAGACATGAAGCGTGTCTTACGCGCTGGAGCAGATAAAGTCTCTTTGAATACGGCTGCTGTTAAACGTCCTGAATTGATTAAAGAAGGAGCCGATTTCTTTGGGTCTCAATGTATTGTAGTGGCGATTGATGCAAAGTGGGATGAAGAGTTAGGCTCATGGAGAATTTACACACACGGTGGGCGTCAAGCAACCGAGTGGGAAGTAACAGATTGGGCAAGAGAAGCGGTTCGCTTAGGAGCAGGAGAAATTTTATTAACGAGCATGGACCAAGACGGAGCGAAAACCGGCTTTGATCTTGCGCTAACAAAAGCAGTAAATGCGGCTGTTACTGTTCCTGTTATTGCTTCAGGCGGTGCTGGAAAGAAAGAAGACTTTTATGATGTATTTGTCGAGGCAAAAGCCGATGCGGCCCTTGCAGCTTCGATCTTTCACTATAAAGAAACGTCGGTTGCTGAAGTGAAGACGTATTTAAAAGAAAAGGACGTGACCGTACGATGA
- the hisA gene encoding 1-(5-phosphoribosyl)-5-[(5-phosphoribosylamino)methylideneamino]imidazole-4-carboxamide isomerase encodes MSNFVIYPAIDMRDGKCVRLVQGDYDQETVYGDSPFDMAKLFADSGAEWIHMVDLDGAKAKKRVNHEHVLRVAKELNVKVQVGGGIRTAEDVAFYLDQGVDRVILGSVAVNNPSFTKEMLAKYGGERIAIGLDARDGFVATEGWLETSSVKAETLAQELARYGAEVFIFTDISRDGMLSGPNTEAITNLAEATGKQVIASGGVSSLDDLTELRERKNRGVSGAIVGKALYTNQFTLEEALQGGE; translated from the coding sequence GTGAGTAATTTTGTTATTTATCCAGCGATTGATATGAGAGACGGAAAATGTGTTCGTCTTGTTCAAGGTGATTATGATCAAGAAACCGTTTATGGCGATTCGCCGTTTGATATGGCAAAGCTCTTTGCTGATAGCGGAGCAGAGTGGATTCATATGGTCGACTTAGACGGAGCCAAAGCGAAAAAGCGTGTCAACCATGAGCATGTTCTCCGTGTTGCGAAGGAGTTAAATGTAAAAGTCCAAGTTGGTGGTGGTATCCGTACAGCAGAAGATGTGGCGTTTTACCTTGATCAAGGAGTGGACCGTGTCATCTTAGGCAGTGTCGCAGTGAACAACCCAAGTTTTACGAAAGAAATGCTCGCAAAGTACGGCGGTGAGCGCATTGCGATTGGTCTAGATGCTCGTGATGGATTTGTTGCGACAGAGGGCTGGCTTGAAACGTCATCAGTGAAAGCTGAGACACTCGCACAAGAGCTCGCTCGTTACGGAGCTGAAGTGTTTATTTTTACAGATATTTCTCGTGATGGCATGCTCTCAGGTCCGAATACAGAGGCAATTACAAACTTAGCTGAAGCAACTGGTAAGCAGGTTATCGCTTCAGGCGGAGTAAGTTCACTAGACGACCTAACAGAACTACGTGAACGCAAAAACCGCGGTGTTAGTGGGGCGATTGTCGGCAAAGCCCTTTATACAAATCAATTTACGTTAGAAGAAGCTCTCCAAGGAGGCGAATAA
- the hisH gene encoding imidazole glycerol phosphate synthase subunit HisH: MIGIVDYGMGNLHSVSKALERLELEYVLTDDIEQLKKADGLLLPGVGAFPDAMKTLNEMGMTEFLRDWAESGKPLLGICLGMQLLFEESTEHGETKGLALLPGRVDRFVGHNANGITYKVPHMGWNKLTFRQPENHLLTDVEEGHVYFVHSYVVKTEAEDVLIATSEYDVTVPAVVGRGNVLGTQFHPEKSSDVGMAILRNFGELVTQGGEIRE, translated from the coding sequence ATGATCGGCATTGTTGATTACGGGATGGGGAATTTACATAGTGTTAGTAAAGCACTAGAACGCCTTGAGTTAGAGTATGTGTTAACAGATGATATTGAACAGTTAAAGAAAGCAGATGGGTTGTTGTTACCAGGAGTAGGGGCATTTCCAGATGCAATGAAGACGTTAAATGAAATGGGCATGACAGAGTTTCTGCGCGATTGGGCGGAGTCTGGCAAACCGTTACTTGGTATTTGCCTCGGTATGCAACTGTTATTTGAAGAAAGTACAGAACATGGGGAAACAAAAGGATTAGCGCTTTTACCAGGACGTGTTGATCGCTTTGTCGGTCATAATGCCAATGGTATTACATATAAAGTCCCTCATATGGGCTGGAACAAGTTAACGTTCAGACAGCCTGAAAACCACCTCTTAACGGATGTAGAAGAAGGACATGTATATTTTGTTCATTCTTATGTGGTGAAAACAGAAGCGGAAGACGTTTTAATTGCAACGAGTGAGTATGATGTAACGGTGCCAGCAGTTGTTGGACGCGGCAATGTGTTAGGCACTCAGTTTCACCCAGAAAAAAGCAGCGATGTTGGTATGGCGATTCTTCGTAACTTCGGAGAGCTTGTCACACAAGGAGGAGAAATACGTGAGTAA
- the hisB gene encoding imidazoleglycerol-phosphate dehydratase HisB has protein sequence MTERRAQIERLTGETQINLDFMIDGEGKSELETGVPFLTHMLDLFTKHGHFNLKVDAKGDTEVDDHHTTEDIGICLGHVLKEALGDKKGIRRYGNAFVPMDETLAQVVVDLSNRPHLEFRAEFPSQKVGTFDVELVHEFMWKLALEARMNLHIIVHYGSNTHHMIEAVFKALARALDEATSIDERVKGVPSTKGML, from the coding sequence ATGACAGAAAGACGCGCACAAATCGAACGATTAACAGGGGAAACACAAATTAACCTTGATTTTATGATTGATGGGGAAGGGAAATCAGAGCTTGAAACAGGAGTTCCGTTTTTAACTCACATGCTAGACCTTTTTACAAAACATGGTCATTTCAACTTAAAGGTAGATGCGAAAGGGGATACCGAAGTCGATGATCATCATACGACGGAAGACATCGGAATATGCCTTGGTCATGTGTTAAAAGAAGCATTAGGCGATAAAAAAGGAATCCGCCGCTACGGCAACGCCTTTGTTCCTATGGATGAGACGTTAGCGCAAGTAGTCGTTGACTTAAGCAACCGTCCACATCTTGAGTTTCGTGCTGAATTTCCAAGTCAAAAGGTAGGGACATTCGATGTAGAGCTTGTTCATGAATTCATGTGGAAGCTTGCGCTTGAAGCGCGCATGAACCTTCATATTATCGTTCATTATGGCTCGAACACACATCACATGATTGAAGCGGTGTTTAAAGCGTTAGCACGTGCACTAGACGAAGCTACGAGTATCGACGAGCGCGTAAAAGGAGTCCCGTCGACGAAAGGAATGTTATAA
- the hisD gene encoding histidinol dehydrogenase, whose product MKIQPVNETVSLTRDLDTGTEAQREAVEAIIEQVRQKGDTALRELTKKFDGASLEQFRVTKEELEGAYSQISEDLLQALREAIVNIRDFHERQKRQSWMTAKEDGTILGQKITPLDSVGVYVPGGKAAYPSSIMMNVLPAQVAGVKRIVMVSPAGADGKLPASVLVTASELGVAEIYKVGGAQAVAALAYGTESIAPVDKITGPGNIYVALAKRAVFGKVDIDMIAGPSEIVVLADEKANPRYIAADLLSQAEHDEQASAVLVTNSQELADQVAGEVETQLATLPKKAIAEASIRDYGAIYVTRDLVEAIDVVNQLAPEHLEILTEEPMNLIGKIRHAGAIFVGAYSSEPVGDYFAGPNHVLPTNGTARFSSPLNVDDFTKKSSIISYSKQALQTHGHKISALARLEGLEAHARAIDIRLEDN is encoded by the coding sequence ATGAAAATTCAACCTGTAAATGAAACGGTTAGTCTTACTCGCGATCTTGATACGGGAACAGAAGCACAGCGTGAGGCAGTGGAGGCGATTATTGAACAAGTTCGTCAAAAGGGAGACACAGCTTTACGCGAGCTTACAAAGAAATTTGATGGCGCTAGCCTTGAGCAGTTCCGTGTAACGAAAGAAGAGCTAGAAGGGGCATATTCACAAATTAGTGAAGACCTCCTTCAAGCCCTCCGTGAAGCGATTGTGAACATTCGAGATTTCCATGAACGTCAAAAGCGACAATCATGGATGACAGCAAAGGAAGACGGAACGATTCTCGGACAAAAGATCACACCGCTTGATTCTGTGGGGGTGTATGTTCCTGGAGGAAAAGCGGCTTATCCTTCTTCGATCATGATGAATGTACTTCCGGCACAAGTCGCTGGTGTGAAGCGAATTGTGATGGTATCTCCCGCAGGAGCGGATGGGAAGCTACCAGCAAGTGTTCTTGTGACAGCAAGTGAGTTAGGGGTTGCTGAAATTTATAAAGTCGGAGGAGCTCAGGCGGTAGCAGCGCTTGCCTATGGAACGGAATCAATTGCGCCGGTTGATAAAATTACTGGGCCAGGCAATATTTACGTCGCTTTAGCTAAACGGGCTGTTTTTGGCAAAGTAGACATCGATATGATTGCTGGACCAAGTGAGATTGTGGTCTTGGCGGATGAAAAAGCAAATCCACGTTACATTGCAGCAGACTTATTATCCCAAGCTGAACATGATGAGCAAGCTTCGGCAGTTCTTGTGACGAATTCCCAAGAGTTAGCTGATCAAGTGGCAGGGGAGGTTGAAACACAGCTCGCAACTTTACCGAAAAAGGCGATTGCAGAAGCATCGATCCGTGATTACGGTGCAATTTATGTAACGCGTGACTTAGTAGAAGCGATCGATGTGGTGAATCAACTTGCACCAGAGCACTTGGAAATTCTGACAGAAGAGCCAATGAATCTTATAGGGAAAATTCGCCACGCTGGAGCCATTTTTGTCGGCGCCTATAGCTCAGAGCCAGTCGGTGATTATTTTGCTGGACCGAATCATGTGCTTCCGACAAACGGAACTGCTCGATTCTCAAGTCCGCTAAATGTCGATGATTTCACGAAAAAATCAAGCATTATCTCATATAGCAAACAAGCGTTACAAACGCATGGACATAAAATCTCAGCATTAGCTCGTTTAGAAGGTTTAGAAGCACATGCACGAGCAATTGATATTAGGTTGGAGGATAACTAA